TCTTTCTTTGAGAACTCGAAGAATGGTCAGAATTTTTCGGGTATGATAGAATGGTTTACCAACAATTGTTAATAGGAGGGAGCATGTCGGATGCAGAATGATAAGCGAATCACATTCATTAACCCTGAAACAATGCCACCTACTTTTGGCTACACCCATGCGGTGGAGGTTCGAAATGCACGGACGATTTATGTATCGGGTCAGGTGGCTCTCAACAAGGAAGGCCAAGTGGTCGGCACAGGCGATTTAGCTGCACAGACGAAACAAGTTTTCGAAAATATCCGATTCGCGTTAGAAGCGTCAGGAGTCAGCTTTGATCATGTGGTGAAATTGACTTTTTTCGTGACCGACATCTCCAAGATGCACATTGTCCGTGAGATTCGAGATCAGTATGTGAATACAGAAACCCCACCAGCGAGCTCTGCCGTTGAAGTGAGCAAACTCATCAGGGACGAGTTGTTGATTGAGATTGAGGCCATCGCCGTGGCAGATATATAGTTGTCTCATCCCCCTTCTGTTCGATTATTCATCGTTCAGGAGGGTTTTTTTGTGCTCATTTGGGAAGATTATGGAGCGAGATAAGCGGATCGGCAATGGTACGTGTCGGCTCTAAATCTTTTGCTATTGGAGTTGGTTGCATGAATTATATCATCGCAGGTATAGGTTTGATCACGGTATTTTTGCTTGCTTGGCTGGCAAGTAGTAATAAAAAACGTATTCGGTATCGTCCTATCCTCATCATGATTCTGATTCAGATCGTGTTTGGCTTGTTGCTGTTGCGAACCAATATTGGACTCATTTTAATATCAGGAGTTGCCAGCAGTTTTTCCGTACTCCTGGAGTATGCCTACGAGGGGATCAATTTTGTTTTCGGTGGCATTGCGAATCCGGGTGCGTCGCCATTTTTCTTACAAGTGTTGCTGCCCATTGTGTTCGTATCTGCACTGATAGGCATTCTGCAATACACGAGGATCCTCCCTTTATTTATTCATTATGTAGGACTTGTGTTGAGCAAAGTGAATGGTATGGGAAAATTGGAGTCGTATAATGCGATTGCCTCAGCGATCGTCGGGCAGTCCGAAGTGTTTATTACCGTGAAAAAGCAGCTTGGTGCTATACCCGAAAACAGGCTGTATACATTGTGCGCCTCTGCGATGTCCACCGTGTCTATGTCGATCGTGGGTTCCTTCATGACCATGCTCAAACCGGAGTATGTAGTAGCTGCGTTGGTACTTAATTTATTTGGTGGTTTTATCATTGCTTCCATTATTACGCCGTATGAAGTGAAGCCGGAAGATGATTTGCTCGATCAAGAAAAAGAAGAGAGACAGGCCTTCTTTGAAATGCTCGGGGAGTACATTCTGGATGGATTTAAAGTAGCCGTAGTCGTGGCCGCGATGTTGCTCGGATTTATTGCAATCATTGCGATGGTGAACGGGTTATTCAGTGCGGTATTCGGTATCTCGTTCCAAGCGTTGTTAGGGTATGCCTTTGCTCCCCTCGCTTTTCTCATGGGGGTTCCATGGCACGAAGCCGTACAAGCGGGAAGTATCATGGCCACTAAAATAGTGGCGAACGAGTTTGTCGCCATCCTCGACTTTACGAAAATTCAAGGTCAGTTAAGCGAAAGAACGGTCGCCATCGTGTCAGTGTTTTTGATCTCGTTTGCAAACTTTGGCTCGATCGGGACAATTGTTGGCGCGGTAAAAGGCTTGAATGAAAGGCAAGGAAATGTCGTCGCCCGGTTTGGACTGAAGCTGTTGTATGGGGCAACACTCGTCAGCATTTTGTCAGGGATTATCATCAGCATTGTGGTGTGAAGGGGACCCTTTCCGGGGTCTTTTTTTGTATTGTACTTTAGGCATGAAAAAACTCCCCTTAATAGCAGGCTTTATTATTTCACCTGTCTACTTAAAGGGGAGCATCTCACTTCCTAGACAGCCCTTTTTAAGTATTCACACTGCGGCTAGATCACCATAGTAGCGTCGATAATAAGCTGACTTCTCCAATAATTGTTCATGTGTCCCTATAGCACTGATGCGTCCTTGGTCTAATACAAGAATAACATCACTATTCATCACGGTAGTTAAGCGATGAGCAATAACGATGCGTGTGCATGCAATATCAGACAAATAACGATCAATTCTCTCTTCGTTTAAATGATCAAGTGAACTTGTGGCTTCGTCAAGCAATAAGACTGTCGGTTTCGTTAGCAGTGCCTTCGCTAATGCAATCCGTTGCCGTTGACCACCTGATAGATTCATCCCCATTTCACTTATCATGGTATGATACTTCATCGGCATCTGCATGATTTCATCATGAATTTGAGCAGCTTTTGCTGCCTCCATCACATCTTCTATTGTTGCTTCAGGTGCAGAAAATCGAATATTATCTAGGATACTGCGATTAAATAAGTAAATACTCTGGGGCACAGTACCAATCTGCTTCCGTATATGCTGCATATCTAAATTTTGTGAATCTATGCCATCATAGCAAATGCGACCAGCTGTTGGTTCAAATAAACCAATCAGCAGATTGACTAAAGTCGACTTTCCTGCACCAGATTGACCAATAATCGCCACCTTCTGACCAGGCTTAATGTGCAGACTAATATCACACAATGTTTGATCAGAGAACTTCGAATATGCATAGGATACATTTTCTAATTCAATCTTCCCTGTCAATTCTATTTTTTGTCTGCCATCATAATGTTCAGTTGGAGCATCAAGTACATCTTGAACACGTTTTAAATATGAAGTTGTGAGAATAAAGCTGTTAACTGTCCCGACCAAACTACCACTTACTCCAAAAAACTGACTTGCTATGGATTGAATCGCAATAAGCATTCCTAGTGATATGACTCCATCAAAGACATGATATGCACCCAACCACAATATGATAAGCGGTGCTGCTAGCTGTAGTAGACTTGTCATTGTCACTAGTACGTTTGTAATCCGTTCTTTACTGCGATAAATATCAAGTAAGTTTTTGAAATGATGTCGCCACTTCTCAAACATACTCTCTTCAATACCACTCGTCTTAATATGAAATATCCCCAATAGCATCTCCGTTTGCACCGATTGTACATTAGTTCCTGCAAGAATCTGACGCTGATTCCATTCAGCGATTACCTTCTTAGTAAATACAACTGCAAGAATATTGATTAATGATAAAGCAACAACTAACAATGCCAAGGAAGTAGATTGTATCGACATATATATGAAAAGAGCGATTAACATCAATACATCTAATACCCCACGAATGATACTTCCAGAAATAAGTTCACGTATCATATTCAACGAGTTAGCCCGAAATAGCAGATCTCCTATAGAACGAAGCATAAAGAAGCTATAGGGGAGTTTCAGCAAATGTTGAAAAAAATTAATCTGTAACAACGAATCCAAAACATTGTGCATGGTAATAAGTACTCTGCCCCGAATATAGGTAAACAAAGATGAGGTGACTAACATGATGAGAATACCCAGTGCCATAACACTCATCATCGTAGTATTTGCAGGCATAATCACCTTGTCGATCAATTGCTGAATTAATATTGGCATTGCGATGGCACACAATTGTAAGACAGCAGTTACTAAAAATACCAGAACGAACAATTGTTTATTCTGAAGGATAAGTCTGAACATAGTAGCCCAGACATTGGCTGTCTTTACACGCTCGAAGTTTGCCGTTGGATTAAGTTCTAAAACGTAGCCATGAAAGTGGCTCATAAAGGATTCTTCATTCAAATGCTTGCGTCCTATAGCAGGGTCAATAATCGTATACTTCTTCTCGCTTGAATCTTTCTTATGTTTGATTCGCTCCAAAACTACGTAATGATGTTCATCCCAAGTAATAATAGATGGTAACTGTAAAGTCTCTAACAATGCCAAATCTGACTGATAACATTTTGCTGTAAACTGAAGCTGTTCTGCTGTCTTCTTCAACTGAAACAAACTAGTCCCATCACGTCCACTGCCTAGCGCTTCACGTAAATCATACATACTTATGCTACTCTTATAGTAATGCATGATCATTGCCAAACAGCAAGCCCCACACTCCGTTTGCTGCATCTGTTCAATGAATGGTACGCGCCATCGGTGATCTTGTTTATCTTGCCTCTCATCATTCATACCGATCATCTCCATATCCAACAAACGATAACACGACAGTTATCGTGGCAATTCAAATGCAAGTATTGAAGGCACCCGATTATCTAACAATCGTAAATATTCGTATCCCATCCCAGCAGTTCCTGTCATCAATCCATCACACTCCAATCTTGCAATTAAGTGGTCAGATGACTTATATGACTCATAATCTTCAATTGCTCTCAATGCCCAATCATTTGCAATATCCACTAGATTAGGATCATTCATCAATTTACTTACGTGTAGCAAAATATCAGCATTACCTAATATGCCATGACACAAGCAAAAACTATTATATGTATTCCCACGATTCAACAAAGTCTGCAGTGCATTCTTATAGTCTTGAGTAACAAATTCCCACTCTTGTGCATGTAGGAGATTCATTGCTTCAAGATGATGCATAATCTCTGCGCGAGCAAGTGCGATACCTGGAGCACCATGACACCAAAAGTTAGCATATTCATGTCTATCTGTAGAGCGCAAGTCTCTCCAGTTTTGTTCAATTTCCGAATAGTAATGATTTTCATATATGAGCAATCTATTCGCCATTTTCAAATACTGTTCACAGCTTGAATGATTACTATGGTTATCACTTAATCTAGCAAGCCATGTGAACGCCCATGCTAACCCGGCTGCACCATGAGATAAACCCGTCAACAATATTTGCCCACTCGTCGTGCTGTCATTGTCGACTACATGTTGGTTAGTCAGTCCATCAGGGTATATTTTCGAGCCAGCATCAAAATTCAATTCCTCCATTAATGTATAGAGGCGTTCCCCAGCCGCTTGTGCCACATGTAAATACGCTACA
This genomic stretch from Brevibacillus sp. DP1.3A harbors:
- a CDS encoding RidA family protein yields the protein MQNDKRITFINPETMPPTFGYTHAVEVRNARTIYVSGQVALNKEGQVVGTGDLAAQTKQVFENIRFALEASGVSFDHVVKLTFFVTDISKMHIVREIRDQYVNTETPPASSAVEVSKLIRDELLIEIEAIAVADI
- a CDS encoding NupC/NupG family nucleoside CNT transporter, translated to MNYIIAGIGLITVFLLAWLASSNKKRIRYRPILIMILIQIVFGLLLLRTNIGLILISGVASSFSVLLEYAYEGINFVFGGIANPGASPFFLQVLLPIVFVSALIGILQYTRILPLFIHYVGLVLSKVNGMGKLESYNAIASAIVGQSEVFITVKKQLGAIPENRLYTLCASAMSTVSMSIVGSFMTMLKPEYVVAALVLNLFGGFIIASIITPYEVKPEDDLLDQEKEERQAFFEMLGEYILDGFKVAVVVAAMLLGFIAIIAMVNGLFSAVFGISFQALLGYAFAPLAFLMGVPWHEAVQAGSIMATKIVANEFVAILDFTKIQGQLSERTVAIVSVFLISFANFGSIGTIVGAVKGLNERQGNVVARFGLKLLYGATLVSILSGIIISIVV
- a CDS encoding peptidase domain-containing ABC transporter, which translates into the protein MNDERQDKQDHRWRVPFIEQMQQTECGACCLAMIMHYYKSSISMYDLREALGSGRDGTSLFQLKKTAEQLQFTAKCYQSDLALLETLQLPSIITWDEHHYVVLERIKHKKDSSEKKYTIIDPAIGRKHLNEESFMSHFHGYVLELNPTANFERVKTANVWATMFRLILQNKQLFVLVFLVTAVLQLCAIAMPILIQQLIDKVIMPANTTMMSVMALGILIMLVTSSLFTYIRGRVLITMHNVLDSLLQINFFQHLLKLPYSFFMLRSIGDLLFRANSLNMIRELISGSIIRGVLDVLMLIALFIYMSIQSTSLALLVVALSLINILAVVFTKKVIAEWNQRQILAGTNVQSVQTEMLLGIFHIKTSGIEESMFEKWRHHFKNLLDIYRSKERITNVLVTMTSLLQLAAPLIILWLGAYHVFDGVISLGMLIAIQSIASQFFGVSGSLVGTVNSFILTTSYLKRVQDVLDAPTEHYDGRQKIELTGKIELENVSYAYSKFSDQTLCDISLHIKPGQKVAIIGQSGAGKSTLVNLLIGLFEPTAGRICYDGIDSQNLDMQHIRKQIGTVPQSIYLFNRSILDNIRFSAPEATIEDVMEAAKAAQIHDEIMQMPMKYHTMISEMGMNLSGGQRQRIALAKALLTKPTVLLLDEATSSLDHLNEERIDRYLSDIACTRIVIAHRLTTVMNSDVILVLDQGRISAIGTHEQLLEKSAYYRRYYGDLAAV